A DNA window from Pseudomonas tohonis contains the following coding sequences:
- a CDS encoding alpha/beta hydrolase yields MSNRENPILLQGPSGQLEALHLDLPDAKGLALICHPNPIQGGTMLNKVVSTLQRTARDAGYSTLRFNYRGVGASAGSHDMNTGEVDDAEAAAHWFRAQRPELALTLFGFSFGGFVAASLAGRLERQGIDVPRLLMVAPAVKRLTVETPLPAHGELTVIQPDTDEVVEPQAVYDWSASLQRSHELLKVAECGHFFHGKLTDLKDLVLPRL; encoded by the coding sequence TTGTCCAATCGTGAAAATCCCATTCTGCTCCAGGGGCCAAGTGGCCAGCTGGAAGCGCTTCATCTCGACCTGCCCGATGCCAAGGGGCTGGCGCTGATCTGCCACCCGAACCCGATCCAGGGCGGGACCATGCTCAACAAGGTCGTCTCCACCCTGCAGCGCACCGCCCGCGATGCCGGCTACAGCACCCTGCGCTTCAATTACCGCGGCGTCGGCGCCAGCGCCGGCAGCCATGACATGAACACCGGTGAGGTGGATGACGCCGAAGCGGCCGCCCACTGGTTCCGCGCCCAGCGTCCGGAACTGGCGCTGACGCTGTTCGGTTTTTCCTTCGGCGGTTTCGTCGCGGCGAGCCTGGCCGGCCGCCTGGAACGGCAGGGCATCGACGTGCCCCGGTTGCTCATGGTGGCGCCAGCGGTGAAGCGCCTGACCGTCGAGACGCCGCTGCCCGCGCATGGCGAGCTGACGGTGATCCAGCCGGACACCGACGAGGTCGTCGAGCCGCAGGCGGTGTATGACTGGTCTGCATCCCTGCAACGCTCCCATGAGCTGCTGAAAGTGGCAGAATGCGGGCACTTCTTTCATGGCAAGCTGACCGATCTGAAGGATCTGGTCCTGCCGCGCCTCTGA
- a CDS encoding tryptophan--tRNA ligase, whose translation MTIRILTGITTTGTPHLGNYAGAIRPAIVASRDADVDSFYFLADYHALIKCDDPARIQRSRLEIAATWLACGLDTDKATFYRQSDIPEIPELTWLLTCVAAKGLLNRAHAYKASVDKNVENGEDPDAGVTMGLYSYPVLMAADILMFNAHKVPVGRDQIQHVEMARDIGQRFNHLFGAGRELFTLPEAVIEEEVATLPGLDGRKMSKSYDNTIPLFGSAKQLKDAIARIVTDSRAPGEPKDPDSSHLYTLYQAFSTPAQLAAFRAELLDGLAWGEAKQRLFQLLDNELGEARERYHALIERPADLEDILLAGAAKARKTATPFLNELREAVGLRSFRSNVQSADTGKKKAAKSARFVSFREDDGSFRFRLLAADGEQLLLSRTFADGKSSGLVTKRLQDGSVLDIRAEGTSYGLWLDGEVVGQGGEFADSEARDAAVQRLREALAPQE comes from the coding sequence ATGACCATTCGTATCCTCACCGGCATCACCACCACCGGTACCCCGCACCTCGGCAACTACGCCGGCGCCATCCGTCCTGCCATCGTCGCCAGCCGTGATGCCGACGTCGATTCCTTCTACTTCCTGGCCGACTACCACGCGCTGATCAAGTGCGACGACCCGGCGCGTATCCAGCGCTCGCGCCTGGAGATCGCCGCCACCTGGCTGGCCTGCGGCCTGGACACCGACAAGGCGACCTTCTACCGCCAGTCGGACATCCCCGAGATCCCCGAGCTCACCTGGCTGCTCACCTGCGTTGCGGCCAAGGGCCTGCTCAACCGCGCACACGCCTACAAGGCGTCGGTGGACAAGAACGTGGAGAACGGCGAGGACCCGGATGCCGGCGTCACCATGGGCCTGTACAGCTACCCGGTGCTGATGGCGGCGGACATCCTCATGTTCAACGCCCACAAGGTGCCGGTCGGCCGTGACCAGATCCAGCACGTGGAAATGGCCCGCGACATCGGCCAGCGCTTCAACCACCTGTTCGGCGCCGGGCGCGAGCTCTTCACCCTGCCGGAGGCGGTGATCGAGGAGGAAGTGGCGACCCTGCCGGGCCTGGACGGTCGCAAGATGTCCAAGAGCTACGACAACACCATCCCGCTGTTCGGCAGCGCCAAGCAGCTGAAGGACGCCATCGCCCGCATCGTCACCGACTCGCGCGCCCCCGGCGAGCCAAAGGACCCGGACAGCTCCCACCTGTACACCCTCTACCAGGCCTTCTCCACGCCGGCCCAACTGGCGGCCTTCCGTGCCGAGCTGCTCGATGGCCTAGCCTGGGGCGAAGCCAAGCAGCGTCTGTTCCAGCTTTTGGACAACGAGCTGGGTGAAGCCCGCGAGCGTTATCACGCGCTTATCGAGCGCCCGGCCGATCTGGAAGACATCCTCCTTGCCGGTGCCGCCAAGGCCCGCAAGACCGCGACGCCCTTCCTCAACGAGCTGCGCGAGGCGGTCGGTTTGCGCTCCTTCCGCAGCAACGTGCAGAGCGCCGATACCGGCAAGAAGAAAGCGGCCAAGAGTGCGCGCTTCGTGAGCTTCCGCGAAGACGACGGCAGCTTCCGCTTCCGCCTGCTGGCTGCCGATGGCGAGCAGTTGCTGCTGTCCCGGACCTTTGCCGATGGCAAGTCTTCGGGCCTGGTGACCAAGCGCCTGCAGGACGGCAGCGTCCTGGATATCCGCGCCGAAGGCACCAGCTACGGCCTGTGGCTCGATGGCGAGGTTGTGGGGCAGGGCGGCGAGTTCGCTGATTCCGAAGCCCGTGACGCCGCCGTGCAGCGTTTGCGCGAGGCCCTTGCTCCCCAGGAGTAA
- the zapE gene encoding cell division protein ZapE translates to MTPLERYQADLKRPDFFHDAAQETAVRHLQRLYDDLIADSQSKPGLFGSLFAKKRQGPVKGLYFWGGVGRGKTYLVDTFFDALPFKEKMRTHFHRFMKRVHEEMRTLKGEKNPLTIIGKRFADEARVICFDEFFVSDITDAMILATLLDELFKNGVSLVATSNIVPDGLYKDGLQRARFLPAIALLKQHTDIVNVDSGVDYRLRALEQAELFHWPLGDEAEASLKKSFRSLLPDCTQAQENEALMIENREIRAIRVCEDVAWFEFRELCDGPRSQNDYIELGKIFHAVILANVEQMGVTKDDMARRFINLVDEFYDRNVKLIISAEVELKDLYTGGRLTFEFQRTLSRLLEMQSHEFLSRPHKP, encoded by the coding sequence ATGACCCCCCTCGAGCGTTACCAGGCCGATCTCAAGCGGCCGGACTTCTTCCACGACGCCGCGCAGGAAACTGCCGTCCGCCATCTGCAGCGCCTGTACGACGACCTGATCGCCGACAGCCAGAGCAAGCCCGGCCTGTTTGGCAGCCTGTTCGCCAAGAAGCGCCAGGGGCCGGTCAAGGGCCTGTACTTCTGGGGCGGCGTAGGGCGCGGCAAGACCTACCTGGTCGACACCTTCTTCGATGCCTTGCCGTTCAAGGAGAAGATGCGCACCCACTTCCACCGCTTCATGAAGCGCGTGCACGAAGAGATGCGTACTCTCAAGGGCGAGAAGAACCCGCTGACCATCATCGGCAAGCGCTTCGCCGACGAGGCCCGGGTGATCTGCTTCGACGAGTTCTTCGTCTCCGACATCACCGACGCGATGATCCTCGCCACCTTGCTGGATGAGCTGTTCAAGAACGGCGTGAGCCTGGTGGCGACCTCCAACATCGTCCCGGACGGCCTGTACAAGGACGGCCTGCAGCGCGCTCGTTTCCTGCCGGCCATCGCCTTGCTCAAGCAGCACACCGACATCGTCAACGTCGACAGCGGCGTGGACTACCGGCTGCGCGCCCTCGAGCAGGCCGAACTGTTCCACTGGCCTCTGGGCGACGAGGCCGAGGCCAGCCTGAAGAAGAGCTTCAGGAGCCTGCTGCCCGACTGCACCCAGGCCCAGGAGAACGAGGCGCTGATGATCGAGAACCGCGAGATCCGTGCGATCCGCGTGTGCGAGGACGTCGCCTGGTTCGAGTTCCGCGAGCTTTGCGATGGCCCGCGCAGCCAGAACGACTACATCGAGCTGGGCAAGATCTTCCACGCGGTGATCCTGGCCAACGTCGAGCAGATGGGCGTGACCAAGGACGACATGGCGAGGCGCTTCATCAACCTGGTGGACGAGTTCTACGACCGCAACGTCAAGCTAATCATCTCCGCCGAAGTGGAGCTGAAGGACCTGTACACCGGTGGTCGCCTGACCTTCGAGTTCCAGCGCACCCTAAGCCGCTTGCTGGAGATGCAGTCCCACGAGTTCCTCTCGCGGCCGCATAAGCCTTGA
- a CDS encoding GlxA family transcriptional regulator, with amino-acid sequence MASLRYSKLQGLGLKPAFEIHLVSPDGLPVRSFSDVIMPVDGALEEADIIILPAFWDDFDALCERHPQVLQWLRERHAAGSSICGEATGVFWMAQAGLLDGKEATTYWRFFREFGERFPKVLLNQEKHLSDADNLYCAGGVTSACDLYIYLIERFCGASIAQAVSRDILYEVQRSYAPGRIGFGGQKLHQDVTILQIQHWLEEHFADKFRFEDVARDHGMSIRNFMRRFQAATGDKPLHYLQRLRIETAKGLLSATRKSIKTISYEVGYDDASFFARLFRQHTNLSPNQYRRQFQHKGD; translated from the coding sequence ATGGCCAGCCTCCGCTACAGCAAGCTCCAGGGCCTCGGCCTCAAGCCCGCGTTCGAGATCCACCTGGTCAGCCCGGACGGCCTGCCCGTGCGCAGCTTCAGCGACGTGATCATGCCGGTCGACGGTGCGCTGGAGGAGGCCGACATCATCATCCTTCCAGCCTTCTGGGATGACTTCGACGCCCTCTGCGAGCGCCACCCCCAGGTCCTGCAATGGCTGCGCGAGCGCCATGCCGCCGGCAGTTCCATCTGCGGCGAGGCCACCGGCGTGTTCTGGATGGCCCAGGCCGGGCTGCTCGATGGCAAGGAAGCGACCACCTACTGGCGCTTCTTCCGCGAGTTCGGCGAACGCTTCCCCAAGGTGCTGCTCAACCAGGAAAAGCACCTGTCGGATGCCGACAACCTCTACTGCGCCGGCGGCGTCACCTCCGCCTGCGACCTGTACATCTACCTGATCGAACGCTTCTGCGGCGCCAGCATCGCCCAGGCCGTCTCCCGCGACATCCTCTACGAAGTGCAGCGCAGCTACGCCCCCGGGCGCATCGGCTTCGGCGGGCAGAAGCTGCACCAGGACGTGACCATCCTGCAGATCCAGCACTGGCTCGAGGAGCACTTCGCCGACAAGTTCCGCTTCGAGGACGTCGCCCGCGACCACGGCATGAGCATCCGCAACTTCATGCGGCGCTTCCAGGCCGCCACTGGCGACAAACCCCTGCACTACCTGCAACGGTTACGCATCGAAACAGCCAAGGGCCTCCTATCGGCGACCCGCAAGAGCATCAAGACCATCAGCTACGAAGTGGGTTACGACGACGCCAGCTTCTTCGCCCGACTGTTTCGCCAGCACACCAATCTCTCCCCCAACCAGTACCGCAGGCAGTTCCAGCACAAGGGCGACTGA
- a CDS encoding acyl-CoA dehydrogenase family protein, which produces MIPRTLFSSDHELFRDSVRKFLEQEAVPFHHQWEKDGYIDRALWNKAGEAGMLCSHIPEEYGGMGADFLYSTVVIEEIGRLGLTGIGFSLHSDIVAPYVLHYGSEALKQKYLPRMVTGELVTAIAMTEPGAGSDLQGVKTTAVLDGDEYVINGSKTFITNGYLADLVIVVAKTDPKAGAKGTSLFLVEAGTPGFSKGKRLEKVGMKAQDTSELFFQDVRVPKENLLGQAGMGFAYLMQELPQERLTVGIGALASAEAALKWTLDYTRDRKAFGKAIAEFQNTRFKLAEMATEIQVGRVFVDRCLELHLQRKLDVPTAAMLKYWGTDLQCKVLDECVQLHGGYGFMWEYPVARAWADARVQRIYAGTNEIMKEIIARSL; this is translated from the coding sequence ATGATTCCCAGAACCCTGTTCAGCTCCGATCACGAACTCTTCCGCGACAGCGTGCGCAAGTTCCTCGAACAGGAGGCGGTGCCCTTCCATCACCAGTGGGAGAAGGACGGTTACATCGACCGCGCGCTGTGGAACAAGGCGGGGGAGGCCGGGATGCTCTGCTCGCACATCCCCGAGGAGTACGGCGGCATGGGCGCCGACTTCTTGTACAGCACGGTGGTGATCGAGGAGATCGGCCGCCTGGGCCTGACCGGCATCGGCTTCTCGCTGCATTCGGACATCGTCGCACCCTATGTCCTCCACTACGGCTCCGAGGCGCTGAAGCAGAAGTACCTGCCGCGCATGGTGACCGGCGAGCTGGTCACCGCCATCGCCATGACCGAGCCTGGCGCGGGCTCGGACCTGCAGGGCGTGAAGACAACTGCCGTGCTGGACGGCGACGAATACGTGATCAACGGCTCCAAGACCTTCATCACCAACGGCTACCTGGCCGACCTGGTGATCGTGGTCGCCAAGACCGATCCCAAGGCCGGCGCGAAGGGCACCAGCCTGTTCCTGGTTGAGGCGGGCACGCCGGGCTTCTCCAAGGGCAAGCGCCTGGAGAAGGTGGGCATGAAGGCCCAGGACACTTCCGAGCTGTTCTTCCAGGACGTGCGCGTGCCCAAGGAGAACCTGCTGGGCCAGGCCGGCATGGGCTTCGCCTACCTGATGCAGGAACTGCCCCAGGAGCGCCTGACCGTTGGTATCGGCGCGCTGGCATCGGCCGAGGCGGCGCTGAAGTGGACCCTCGACTACACCCGCGATCGCAAGGCCTTTGGCAAGGCCATCGCCGAGTTCCAGAACACCCGCTTCAAGCTCGCGGAAATGGCGACCGAGATCCAGGTAGGCCGCGTGTTCGTCGACCGCTGCCTGGAGCTGCACCTGCAGCGCAAGCTGGATGTACCCACTGCGGCGATGCTCAAGTACTGGGGCACCGACCTGCAATGCAAGGTGCTGGACGAATGCGTCCAGTTGCACGGCGGCTACGGCTTCATGTGGGAATACCCGGTGGCGCGCGCCTGGGCCGATGCCCGTGTGCAGCGCATCTATGCGGGCACCAACGAGATCATGAAAGAGATCATCGCGCGCTCGCTGTAA